One stretch of Mycolicibacterium fallax DNA includes these proteins:
- the eccCa gene encoding type VII secretion protein EccCa, whose protein sequence is MSKRGFVRAPRVPAPTVPPIRVAVPPPLALPEREPRNILLMIAIPALLVGIIGTLVVMYTSGVRSLQSGFFPMIGLVGFGAMMFSGRFGRTRKVGWGEQEKDRRGYLRQLDEDRDEIQRAAAAARRARLFTHPDPQRLDSVIGGPRMWERRPTDPDFLDVRLGIGIQQSGEAAVSLQWPEVPIGEELEPVTGAALRDFMLEQTKIRGIGKVLSLRSRPGFSIVGADPAAVAALARALLCGLAVAHSPADLKIMVVTRHPQRWDWLVWLPHNQHDEMFDACGLRRLVFATPTDLEEALDAELHRKGRGPWEPPNAASPVSMPSPMEASRAPGPHWLIVDDGTGSPDAWEGVTGQKGMAGITVLRLAARRGIGVGFGCPDERFELHGAMLRHRGAFYAVADQLAASAATRYARAMARWSPSTAAERETSGGGTELLRALGITDLRNLDVDRLWSQRRGRSDPKWAMIPVGVGPGGRLQHIVLRAKDFGGFGFHSVVIGTSGSGKSEYFLALCNGIALTHSPQTFTVIFVDMKFESAAQDLAGLPHVAGSLSNLGKDDRHLAERMRTAINGEIARRYRLFKEAGARDANEYEEMRLAGRDLEPVPILLVIIDEYLELFHHHPDWIDLVIHIGQEGRGCNVFFTLGGQRLDLSSLSKVKSNIAFRVALRAETAEDSRDVIGSDAALHLPSADNGYALLKVGPRDLEQFRCFYVSAPFVLPKPATGPATVDLSFARPRALTWEFQPLSEADSAALARVDAPEQPDEFLYHPDGFKKMKLLEVIRDALIAHPARAPHRIWLPPLEEPEPIDRLVTRWRGRDWRDGYGDNPGLVFPVGMADLPEEHAQRVHVVDAEMDNVMVVATAQRGKSSTLMTLITAAALLYRPERVTFFCLGAALHPVEEIPHVASVVSLADGEGVSRTLATLEVLLRDREASFKRYQIDVAEFRDRRFGPARGAGTPGTDPDDKFGDVFLVVDNFGDLYESDMATGDRVIRLARQGLSYGIHVMSSASGWLVGQRQALINISNARIQLRLSNPDETQMGIGIEHRRAARRVPDRPGFGVSAEGHELLIGLPEIDGPDGRLTVRQTGRAIAAVTGAGKRETLARLPRAVALRTLVTAFAAGPAGADPWNIPFALGESVLAPLALPTGALPNLLIVGRQGCGKTTALAAFGQAAMARLGAERLQIHIIDPKTSLIGRVQGPQVVRYAYTAEDIDATMAELAELLARRLPPSGLTQQELLDREPWTGPHQLVLIDDEQELRAAGAVLGKPAASAPLWPLIERSREIGLHVVVARAPGNWAGVSLMNPLLQRLTAARTPTLFMDNDPAMVKVFGRISAAQLPPGRGQFVTVEGEIEGVLIGLPD, encoded by the coding sequence CCCCCGATTCGGGTGGCGGTGCCGCCGCCGCTGGCGCTGCCCGAGCGCGAGCCCCGCAACATCCTGCTGATGATCGCCATCCCGGCGCTGCTGGTCGGCATCATCGGGACCCTGGTGGTGATGTACACCTCCGGGGTGCGCTCGCTGCAGTCCGGGTTCTTTCCGATGATCGGGCTGGTCGGGTTCGGCGCGATGATGTTCAGCGGCCGGTTCGGCCGCACCCGCAAGGTCGGCTGGGGCGAACAGGAGAAGGACCGGCGCGGCTATCTGCGCCAGCTCGACGAGGACCGCGACGAGATCCAGCGGGCCGCCGCGGCGGCCCGACGCGCCCGGCTGTTCACCCACCCCGACCCGCAGCGGCTCGACAGCGTGATCGGCGGCCCGCGGATGTGGGAACGCCGGCCCACCGACCCGGACTTTCTTGACGTGCGCCTCGGCATCGGGATCCAGCAGTCCGGTGAGGCCGCGGTGTCGTTGCAGTGGCCCGAGGTTCCGATCGGCGAGGAACTCGAACCGGTCACCGGTGCGGCGCTGCGCGACTTCATGTTGGAGCAGACCAAGATCCGGGGCATCGGCAAGGTGCTGAGCCTGCGCTCGCGGCCCGGCTTCAGCATCGTCGGCGCCGATCCGGCCGCCGTCGCCGCCCTGGCCCGGGCGCTGCTGTGCGGGCTGGCCGTCGCGCACAGCCCGGCCGATCTGAAGATCATGGTGGTCACCCGGCACCCGCAGCGCTGGGACTGGCTGGTGTGGCTGCCGCACAACCAGCACGACGAGATGTTCGACGCCTGCGGGCTGCGCCGGCTGGTGTTCGCCACACCGACCGACCTGGAGGAGGCCCTCGACGCCGAGCTGCATCGCAAGGGCCGCGGGCCGTGGGAACCGCCGAACGCCGCCAGCCCGGTCTCGATGCCCTCGCCGATGGAGGCCAGCCGCGCACCCGGACCGCACTGGCTGATCGTCGACGACGGCACCGGCAGCCCGGACGCCTGGGAGGGGGTCACCGGACAGAAGGGAATGGCCGGGATCACCGTGCTGCGGCTCGCCGCGCGGCGTGGCATCGGGGTCGGATTCGGTTGCCCGGACGAACGTTTCGAGCTGCACGGCGCGATGCTGCGGCACCGCGGAGCGTTCTACGCCGTCGCCGACCAGCTGGCCGCGTCGGCCGCCACCCGGTATGCCCGGGCGATGGCCCGCTGGTCGCCGTCGACGGCCGCCGAGCGGGAAACCTCGGGCGGGGGCACCGAGCTGCTGCGCGCGCTGGGCATCACCGACCTGCGCAACCTCGATGTCGACCGGTTGTGGTCACAGCGCCGGGGTCGCAGCGACCCGAAGTGGGCGATGATCCCGGTCGGCGTCGGCCCGGGCGGACGCCTGCAGCACATTGTTCTGCGGGCCAAGGACTTCGGTGGATTCGGTTTCCATTCGGTGGTGATCGGCACCTCCGGCTCGGGCAAGTCCGAGTACTTCCTGGCGCTGTGCAACGGGATCGCGCTGACCCACTCGCCGCAGACCTTCACGGTGATCTTCGTCGACATGAAGTTCGAGTCGGCCGCCCAGGACCTCGCGGGCCTGCCGCATGTGGCCGGCTCGCTGTCCAACCTCGGCAAGGATGATCGGCACCTCGCCGAACGAATGCGCACCGCGATCAACGGCGAGATCGCCCGGCGCTACCGGCTTTTCAAGGAGGCCGGGGCGCGGGACGCCAACGAGTACGAGGAGATGCGGCTGGCCGGCCGGGACCTGGAGCCGGTGCCGATCCTGCTGGTCATCATCGACGAGTATCTGGAGCTGTTCCACCACCACCCGGACTGGATCGACCTGGTCATCCACATCGGCCAGGAGGGCCGCGGCTGCAACGTGTTCTTCACCCTCGGCGGCCAGCGGCTGGACCTGTCCTCGCTGAGCAAGGTCAAGAGCAACATCGCCTTTCGGGTCGCGCTGCGCGCCGAGACCGCGGAGGACTCCCGCGACGTGATCGGCAGCGACGCCGCGCTGCACCTGCCGTCGGCGGACAACGGGTACGCACTGCTCAAGGTCGGTCCCCGCGACCTCGAGCAGTTCCGCTGCTTCTACGTATCGGCGCCGTTCGTGCTGCCCAAGCCGGCCACCGGGCCGGCGACGGTGGACCTGAGCTTCGCCCGGCCGCGGGCGCTGACCTGGGAGTTTCAGCCGCTGTCGGAGGCCGACAGCGCGGCGCTGGCCCGCGTCGACGCCCCCGAGCAGCCCGATGAATTCCTCTACCACCCCGACGGTTTCAAGAAGATGAAGCTGCTGGAGGTGATCCGCGACGCGCTGATCGCCCATCCGGCGCGCGCCCCGCACCGGATCTGGCTGCCGCCGCTGGAGGAACCGGAACCGATCGACCGGCTGGTCACCCGGTGGCGGGGCCGGGACTGGCGGGACGGCTACGGCGACAACCCGGGGCTGGTGTTCCCGGTCGGGATGGCGGACTTGCCCGAGGAGCACGCGCAGCGGGTGCACGTCGTCGACGCCGAGATGGACAACGTGATGGTGGTGGCCACCGCCCAGCGCGGCAAGTCCAGCACCCTGATGACGCTGATCACCGCCGCGGCGCTGCTCTACCGCCCCGAGCGGGTCACCTTCTTCTGCCTGGGTGCCGCGCTGCACCCGGTCGAGGAGATCCCGCACGTGGCATCGGTGGTGTCGCTGGCCGACGGGGAGGGGGTGTCCCGGACGCTGGCAACCCTGGAGGTGCTGCTGCGGGACCGGGAGGCATCCTTCAAGCGCTACCAGATCGACGTGGCCGAGTTCCGCGACCGGCGGTTCGGCCCGGCCCGCGGCGCCGGCACCCCGGGCACCGACCCGGACGACAAATTCGGTGACGTGTTCCTCGTCGTCGACAACTTCGGCGACCTCTACGAATCGGACATGGCCACCGGGGATCGGGTGATCCGGCTGGCCCGCCAGGGTCTGTCCTACGGCATCCACGTGATGAGCAGCGCCAGCGGCTGGCTGGTCGGGCAGCGGCAGGCGCTGATCAACATCTCCAACGCCCGGATCCAGCTGCGGTTGAGCAACCCCGACGAGACCCAGATGGGCATCGGCATCGAACATCGCCGGGCCGCCCGCCGGGTCCCGGACCGACCCGGCTTCGGGGTCAGCGCCGAGGGACACGAGCTGCTGATCGGGCTGCCGGAGATCGACGGCCCGGACGGCCGGCTGACGGTACGCCAGACCGGGCGGGCGATCGCCGCGGTGACCGGCGCCGGGAAGCGCGAGACGCTGGCGCGGCTGCCGCGGGCGGTGGCGCTGCGCACCCTGGTCACGGCGTTCGCCGCGGGCCCGGCCGGCGCGGATCCCTGGAACATCCCGTTCGCGCTCGGCGAGAGCGTGCTGGCGCCGCTGGCGCTGCCGACCGGCGCGCTGCCGAACCTGCTGATCGTCGGGCGCCAGGGCTGCGGGAAAACCACCGCGCTGGCCGCGTTCGGCCAGGCCGCGATGGCGCGGCTGGGCGCCGAGCGGCTGCAGATCCACATCATCGACCCGAAGACCAGCCTGATCGGCCGGGTGCAGGGACCGCAGGTCGTCCGGTACGCCTACACCGCCGAGGACATCGACGCCACGATGGCCGAGCTGGCCGAGCTGCTGGCCCGCCGGCTGCCGCCGTCCGGGCTGACCCAGCAGGAACTGCTGGACCGCGAGCCCTGGACCGGGCCGCACCAGCTGGTGCTGATCGACGACGAGCAGGAACTGCGGGCCGCCGGGGCGGTGCTGGGCAAACCGGCGGCCAGCGCGCCGCTGTGGCCGCTGATCGAACGCAGCCGGGAGATCGGGCTGCACGTGGTGGTGGCCCGGGCGCCCGGCAACTGGGCCGGGGTGTCGCTGATGAACCCGCTGCTGCAGCGGCTGACCGCCGCGCGCACCCCGACGCTGTTCATGGACAACGATCCGGCGATGGTGAAGGTGTTCGGCCGGATCAGCGCCGCGCAGTTGCCGCCCGGCCGCGGTCAGTTCGTCACGGTCGAGGGCGAGATCGAGGGCGTGCTGATCGGGCTGCCGGACTGA
- a CDS encoding flavin-containing monooxygenase — protein MSDDQPPAPAASNHVDVVIVGAGISGISAAYHLQRDCPDKTYAVLEARPRAGGTWDQFRYPGIRSDADMFTYGFGFNPWLSTTAIADGADILAYIRDTARRFGIDRQIRFNHRVAGAQWSSQTGRWTLDVERDGEPVTISCAFLLVCGGYFDYAAGYLPDYPQRSRFGGVLVDPQYWPADLDHAGKRVVIIGSGSTAVSLLPVLARTAASVTMLQRSPSYVLSMPAVDHLAKLLSKILPARAMWSIVRAKNIFRMTVAYHMCKGVPKGVPRFMRAVFRGAMKHALPKGYPVDTHFNPRYLPWDQAISIVPDNDFFEALHGDTARVVTDELVQFTETGLELKSGTGLPADIVVSATGFRLKFLGGIELVVDGEEIDPGQRVCYQDMMLEGVPNLVFSLGYSNLSWTLKSDLTAEYACRLINHLDARGQHRVAPARADAALARTPYLEQNSTYALRDIDAFPKRGTESPWRLRAVLPVDALNLRYRRIDDGVLQFGTTAPAIETPSAAH, from the coding sequence GTGTCAGACGACCAGCCGCCCGCACCGGCCGCCAGCAACCATGTCGACGTGGTCATCGTGGGTGCCGGAATCTCCGGAATCAGCGCCGCGTACCACCTGCAGCGGGACTGCCCGGACAAGACCTACGCGGTGCTGGAGGCCCGTCCGCGGGCCGGTGGCACCTGGGATCAGTTCCGCTATCCGGGCATCCGCTCGGACGCCGACATGTTCACCTACGGCTTCGGCTTCAACCCCTGGCTGTCCACCACCGCCATCGCCGACGGCGCCGACATCCTGGCCTACATCCGGGACACCGCCCGCCGGTTCGGCATCGACCGGCAGATCCGGTTCAATCACCGGGTCGCCGGGGCACAGTGGTCCAGCCAGACCGGACGCTGGACGCTGGACGTGGAGCGCGACGGCGAGCCCGTCACCATCAGCTGCGCGTTCCTGCTGGTCTGCGGGGGCTACTTCGACTACGCGGCCGGCTACCTGCCCGACTACCCGCAGCGGTCCCGGTTCGGCGGGGTCCTGGTCGATCCGCAGTACTGGCCGGCGGACCTCGATCATGCCGGCAAGCGGGTGGTGATCATCGGCAGCGGCTCGACGGCCGTCAGCCTGCTGCCGGTGCTCGCCCGCACCGCCGCGTCGGTCACCATGCTGCAGCGGTCGCCCTCCTATGTGCTCTCGATGCCGGCCGTCGATCACCTGGCGAAGCTGCTGAGCAAGATCCTGCCGGCGCGCGCCATGTGGTCGATCGTCCGCGCCAAGAACATCTTTCGGATGACCGTCGCCTACCACATGTGCAAGGGGGTGCCCAAGGGGGTGCCCCGGTTCATGCGCGCGGTGTTCCGCGGCGCGATGAAACATGCCCTGCCGAAGGGCTATCCGGTGGACACCCACTTCAATCCGCGTTATCTGCCCTGGGATCAAGCCATCTCGATCGTGCCGGACAACGATTTCTTCGAGGCGCTGCACGGCGACACCGCACGGGTGGTCACCGACGAGCTGGTGCAGTTCACCGAGACCGGCCTGGAGCTGAAGTCCGGAACGGGGCTGCCCGCCGATATCGTGGTGTCCGCCACCGGGTTTCGGTTGAAGTTCCTCGGCGGCATCGAGTTGGTGGTCGACGGCGAGGAGATCGATCCGGGGCAGCGGGTGTGCTACCAGGACATGATGCTCGAGGGCGTGCCGAACCTGGTGTTCTCGCTGGGGTATTCGAACCTGTCCTGGACGCTCAAGTCCGACCTGACCGCCGAATACGCCTGCCGGCTGATCAACCACCTCGACGCCCGCGGTCAGCACCGGGTGGCGCCGGCCCGGGCCGACGCGGCCCTGGCGCGCACCCCGTACCTGGAGCAGAACTCCACCTACGCGCTGCGCGACATCGACGCGTTTCCCAAGCGCGGCACCGAATCGCCGTGGCGACTGCGCGCGGTGCTGCCGGTCGACGCGCTGAACCTGCGGTACCGGCGGATCGACGACGGCGTGCTGCAGTTCGGCACGACCGCGCCGGCGATCGAGACCCCGTCGGCCGCACACTGA